A region of Gloeocapsa sp. PCC 73106 DNA encodes the following proteins:
- a CDS encoding sigma-70 family RNA polymerase sigma factor, translating into MRIPQLPEANHPLIESLRNQSDLELLRQFQEYPEQGKFFTAIVCRYTPIIYILIAQAIVTPEVSNYVLAIAWRQFFYEMRGLHFNSGLDCLQDWLIYQTGILLQEVTIPEVITYNLQKTPPALWCYVEQGLDTLPPLLRFILVTSERFNWNHTRIIAYLQSEGHLLSLAEITEYLEQGYQRLEWSLPEDIRLIYLEL; encoded by the coding sequence TTGCGTATACCACAACTTCCCGAAGCTAATCATCCTTTAATTGAATCTTTGAGGAATCAAAGCGATTTAGAGTTGCTGAGACAGTTTCAAGAATATCCTGAACAGGGGAAATTTTTTACCGCTATTGTTTGCCGTTATACACCAATTATTTATATTTTAATCGCTCAGGCGATCGTTACTCCTGAAGTGAGTAATTACGTGTTAGCGATCGCTTGGCGTCAGTTTTTTTATGAAATGCGCGGACTTCATTTTAACTCTGGTTTAGATTGTTTACAAGACTGGTTAATTTATCAAACGGGTATCTTACTGCAAGAAGTCACCATCCCCGAGGTAATTACTTATAATTTACAGAAAACTCCTCCTGCATTGTGGTGTTACGTTGAACAGGGCTTAGATACTCTACCACCCCTACTACGCTTTATTTTGGTTACCAGTGAGAGATTTAACTGGAATCACACTCGCATTATTGCTTATCTGCAATCAGAAGGACATTTACTCTCTTTAGCGGAAATTACCGAATATTTAGAACAGGGGTATCAGAGATTAGAATGGAGTTTACCAGAAGACATTCGTTTGATTTATCTTGAGCTTTAA